The window TAAACTATGCTCCCTCGCGTTCGGTCGTCGTCCTCAGCGGTTTTGAAGGAACATTAAGGACGTCCTCCGGGAAGTATTCGCAAAGGAAAGAGACAATGTCCTTTATAGAGAGTACGGCCTTTGGTTCTCCTTTTGCGTTCACTATCGGAATATGCCTGTAGCCGCCTATGTGCATGAGATTGAGGGCGTGACCGATCTCGTCATTCGCCTGAAGCATTTCAGGGTTCGGAGTGTCGTACTGTTTGACCTTGACCGCCGACAAGTCGTTCTTCGTGCCGGCCAACTTGTAAAGGAGATCTCGCTCCGTGAATATCCCTACGACTTTCTTTGAGTCCACTACGAGGAGACATCCCATCTTGTGCGACTTCATGAGCTCGATCGCCTCCAGGACACTCGATTCAGGTGAAATGGAAATCGCGTCCTGAAGTCTTACTGATTTTATTGGCAATCTCAGGACGTCGTTTGAGAGAACCTTCTCACGGCGCTTTGGGTCCTCATACATTTCCTGAAGCTCATCATCCATCTCGTGTTCAGACATTTTGCACCTCCAGATTTATTTCTACTCTTACCTTAAGCATGTCTGTGCCCGTCCTCCGTCGATGCTGTAAGTGACGCCGGTTATCCAAGACGCCTTGTCGGAGGCAAGGAAGAGAATCAAGTCGGCAATCTCTTCCGGATTGCCGGCGCGTCCGATTGGGTGAGTAGTTTTGGAATGTTCGAGGAAACCTGCGTAGGTCTCTTCGTTCATCCCGCTGTTCCTGTGGAGATTCGTCTCTACGACGCCGGGATTTACCGCGTTTACTCTCACACCCTTGGGTGCCAGCTCGAGGGCTGCGCATCTTGTAAGCTGATCCACCCCGGCCTTGCTCACGCAATAGGCGAGTACATTCGGAAACGCTCTGGTTCCCGTCACGCTGGATACGTTCACGATATTTCCCTTCCGCTTGATAATAGAAGGAAGGGCAAGCTGCATGAGCCGGAAAACGGAGGTCAGATTTATTTCGATCATCTCGTTCCATTGCGCGTCGGTCGTATTCTCCACGGTCCCGTTCGCGATTATTCCTGCCGCTTGAATTAGAATATCGATTCCGCCAAAGCGCTCCAAAGCCTTATCGACGCATTTCTTGCGATTAGCCTCGAGGGTCACGTCGGCTTGTACAATCGATAATGAACCCGATCCATCGATCTCTGTCTTCAATGACTCCAGCCGTTCTCTGTTTCTTCCAACGGCGACCACATTAGCCCCCGATCTTGCGAGTGCTTTTGCGGTCGCCCGACCGATCCCGCTCGAAGCACCTGTTACGATCGCTGACTTTTCTTTAAAGTTCTCCATTCGAGTCTCATTGAATTATGTAAGATTATAATATTTGACGACTTGAATTCACGCGGTTGAACAGATTCCGATTTGGAAAACTAAAGAAATAAAGAGTCACTGTCAAACGAGAAAGAGTATCGGCAACGCCCAATTTCTCACGTGATGACGAGTCGAGGCTCATCGAAGGATTCGCGATGCGCTGCACCCGGATTTGGATGGAAGGAAACTCAAAGGGAGTGGCAAATTCGATCATTGAGAACAGCCTCGAAGATTCTTGGATGGACATATCAGTGCGTTGGCAGTACAATGATCTCGGCACACCCTGACGTTGCATGTCACTATCGTGCTGCCGCGACAACCTTGATTCTGAGCCAATTCTTGGCTATTTTTTCTGCCAATCTGATCTCCTCTGATCGGACAAAAATATGATCCGGCGGCTTGCTTATTGCATCCGGCGAGTCGACGGAGAACCCACCAAAATCTTGAGGTTGCGATGGTACAGTTTGGCGGCGTTGACTACTTTAATACTGAGAGCCTCCTATCTGCCGAAGAGAAACTTGTCAGGGACACCGTGCGTGACTTCGTGTCGAACGAAGTTGTTCCCATCATAGAGAAACATTACCGAGAAGGAACATTTCCGAAACATCTTGTGAAGAAGATGGGCGAGCTCGGTATCCTCGGCCCGACCTTCCCGGCGAAGTATGGGTGCGCGGAACTGAACAACGTGGCGTACGGTCTCATCATGCAGGAATTGGAACGAGGCGACTCAAGCGTTCGGAGTTTTGCTTCAGTACAAAGCGGTCTCGTCATGTTTCCTATTTTCACTTTCGGTTCCGAAGAACAAAAGGACCGATGGCTTCCGGGGCTGGCCAAGGGCGATGCGATCGGCTGTTTCGGATTGACTGAACCCGATTTCGGTTCTGATCCCGGAAGTATGATTACTCGCGCCGAGTTGAAAGGAGACAAGTATGTGCTTAACGGCGCAAAGATGTGGATAACGAACGGGACCATCGCAGATGTAGCGGTCGTCTGGGCTAAACTCGAAAACCAGATCAGGGGATTCCTGGTGGAGAAGGGTACGCCCGGATTCACGGCACCGGAAATGAAGGGCAAGCATTCGCTTCGTGCTTCAGTTACGAGCGAGCTAGTGTTCCAGGATTGTGCAATCCCGCGTGAAAATATTTTGCCAGGATCGGGCGGGTTGAAGTCTCCCCTCATGTGTCTCGATCAGGCAAGATATGGAATCTCATGGGGAGCAGTGGGATCAGCAATGGCGTGTTACGACTCGGCTCTTAATTACGCAAAATCCAGAATTCAATTCGACAAACCCATCGCTGCATTCCAGTTGACCCAGGATAAACTGGTCTTCATGCTCACCGAAATTACAAAAGGTCAGTTGTTGAACCTTCAGCTTGGAAGGCTGAAGGATCAGGGGAAGCACAAGTTCACCCAGGTTTCTATGGCGAAGAGGAACAATGTACATTTTGCGCTTGAGATCGCTCGCGTCGCGCGGACAATCTTGGGAGCTAACGGCATACTCGATGAATACCCGGTGATGCGGCACATGGCAAACCTGGAGAGCGTATACACATATGAAGGGACGCACGACATCCATACTCTGATAATCGGGAGCGACATCACCGGCTTTCAGGCGTACACATGAGGGAGAGATAATAAATGAGGATGAACGGAAAGATTACAGGGGACGCACTCACTTTTGATGATGTGCTCCTTGTTCCGAATTTTTCGGCGGTCTTGCCGAGAGAGACAAGTGTCAGGACAAAATTCACCCGCGGGATAGAGCTCAACATTCCGCTTGTCAGCGCCGCAATGGACACCGTCACGGAAAGCGAACTTGCGATCGCGCTCGCACGTGAGGGAGGAATCGGAATCATTCACAAGAATTTTTCGATAGAAAAACAGGCTGAGGAAGTCGATCACGTCAAAAGGTCCGAGAGCGGAATGATCTCGGATCCCGTGACATTGGGTCCCGATCACACGGTCCGTGAAGCGATAGCCCTCATGAACAAATACCACATTTCGGGAATTCCGATCGTCAAAGGTGAGCTTCTGGTCGGAGTTCTCACGAACAGAGACCTCCGGTTTGTCGACGACCATGATCGCAAGGTCTCAGAGTTCATGACCCACGAACATCTCGTCACGGCAAGAGTTGGAACTACTCTGGAAGCTGCCGAAAAAATATTGCAGAAGCATAAGGTCGAAAAGCTCCCGGTGGTCGACTCTTCCGGCAGACTTAGAGGACTTATAACTTTCAAAGACATACAGAAGAAGAAGCGTTATCCGTACGCGTCGAAAGATGAGCGCGGCAGACTTCGCGTCGGCGCAGCTGTCGGCGTCAAGTCGGAAACTCTTGATCGTGTCGAGGCCCTTGTGAAAGCAGGTGTCGACGTCATAATCGTCGACACAGCGCACGGTCATTCCAAAGGCGTGATCGGGATGGTCAAGACATTGAAGAGGAAACATCCTGAACTGCAGTTGGTGGCAGGAAATGTCGGAACAAAGAAGGGGACCCTCGATCTAATCAAGGCCGGCGTCGACGCGGTGAAGGTCGGCATCGGTCCGGGAAGCATATGCACAACTCGAATAATCGCCGGAATTGGGATCCCGCAGATCACTGCGGTCATGGAATGTTCCGCAGTTGCATCGAAATACAAAATCCCGGTAATCGCGGACGGCGGGATCAAACAAACAGGAGACATACCGAAGGCGATTGCGGCCGGCGCCGACACTGTCATGATCGGAAACCTCTTCGCGGGCGTTGAGGAAAGCCCCGGTGAAAAAGTCCTCTACGAGGGAAGAGCTTACAAAACTTACAGGGGAATGGGATCCCTCGACGCCATGAAAGCAGGAAGCAGCGATAGGTATTTCCAGGATGTCGAAGACGACATTCAGAAACTGGTCCCTGAGGGAATTGAAGGACGCGTTCCGTACCGCGGACCACTGAGCGACACCGTGTATCAAATGGTGGGAGGACTTAGAGCTGCGATGGGATATCTTGGCTGCAGAAACATCAGCGAGCTTAAGTCGAATGGCAAGTTTGTGAAGATAACGTCCGCGGGACTCAGCGAAAGCCATCCGCACGACATCGATATAGTCAAGGAGGCTCCAAACTACCATATATGACGCTTAGCGAGCTGCAAGCGCACTCAGTCAAGTCGGTCGGTGAGCTGCAAAGGCAAATTCGGGGATTGTCGCTCGATGCGTTCCTCGTGTCCGATTTGTCGAATGTCAGGTACCTGACGTCGTTCAGCGGTACCACAGCTCTTTGTGTGATTTATCCCGACAGCTCTATCTTCCTTACTGATTTTCGTTATAAAGAACAAGCTGCGATCGAAGTGGCAAGCTGCGAAATCGAAATCTACGACGGGAACGTGATAGATTATCTTGCAAAAAAAATATTTCGGGGACTGCGCGGGAGAAAATTGTCGATAGGAATTGAGGATACAATTTCTGTCGGGACTCTGGATGAGTTGTCTTCAAAGGTATCAAGCGGTGAATTCACAAAGACATCCCAGGTCATCGAGAAGATCGCCTCCAGAAAATCGAAGCCTGAATTAGAGCTGATAAAACAGGCTTGCTCGATAAGCGGCACCGCTCTGGAAATACTGGTACAGGAAGAATGGACGGGCAAATCGGAAACAGAACTGGCAGCCACGCTCGAGTTCAATCAGAAAGTGATGGGAGCATCCAAGGAATCATTTGACACAATTGTCGCGAGCGGGATGCGTGGTGCTATGCCGCACGGAATCGCATCCGGTAGAACGATTGAAAAGAACGAATTGGTAACGATCGACTTCGGCTGTTTCTTCGGTGGGTATGCCTCAGACATTACCAGAACTTTTTCGACCGGCCCAAAAATCAAATCCAGGCTCTCCAAAGTCTATCAGATCGTTCTTGAAGCGCAAAGAAAAGCGGCTGACTTCGCCAAAGCAGGAGTGGCGGCGAAGAGCGTAGATCGAGCGGCCAGATCGTATATCGAGAGAAAAGGTTACGCAAAATACTTCGGTCATGGAACCGGACACGGTGTCGGGCTCCGGATCCACGAGCTCCCGCGAGTTTCCAGGACAAGTGATGACGTTCTCGAGGAAGGGAATGTCATCACAATCGAACCGGGAATATACCTGCCCGGAATCGGAGGTGTCAGGATCGAAGATGATTTCGTCGTGACGCAGAACGGCGTCGAGCAACTCACGCACTTTTCAAAGGAAATGGAGTATTACATCACGACCTATGGAAAATAAGGTACTGATCGTCTCTTACTATTTTCCGCCGATGGGATTGAGCGGCGTTCAGCGAACGCTCAAGTTCGCAAAGTATCTCCCAAACTATGGCTGGGAACCTACCGTGTTGACGGTTACACCCACCGCTTATTACGCACTGGACTACGACCTGCTGCGCGAAGTTACGGAAAGCAATATCAGAACCGTGAGAACTAACTCTCTTGATCCCACGCGACTCTTCGAAAGTGGTAAACCGGTTAAGATGCCTCATGAAAAATTGAGGAACTTCCTGAGCGGCGTGAGCCAGACTATCTTTGTCCCGGACAACAAGATCGGCTGGAAGCACGATGCGATGAAGGCCGCGAGGAAATTACTCCAGGAGGAACAATACAATGTAATATTGTCGACGGCTCCGCCTTACACTTGTCACCTCATAGGCGCTGCACTGTCGAAGGAATTCAATATTCCGCTTGTGCTTGACTACCGTGACGCGTGGGTCGACAATCCGCTGCATTTTTATCTTACACCTTTTCACAAAATGTCTCATCAGAACATGGAGAAAAAGGTGTTGCGCACTTCAAACCGGATCATTACAATTAATCGAAGGATAAAGGAATTGATGATCCGCAGATATCGGTTTCTGGCATATAATGACATCGCAATCATACCGCAAGGATACGATCCGGAAGATTTCGAGGTAGAGAACGAGCTCAAGCTTCCACACACCGACAAGATGAGAATAACGTACGCGGGAACGTTTTATAGGAACAGGACTCCGAAGTATTTTCTGCGCGCGCTTTCTGAGCTTCTTAAAGAACAGCCGAAGCTGAAAGATAATATCGAAGCGGTGTTCATCGGCAACTTCAGAAAGGAAAATCTTGCGCTTGTCGATTCACTGGGCCTGAAGGATGTTGTGAAGGTCTTCGGCTATCTCGACCACAAATCAACCGTCAGATATCTGATGACGAGCGACCTACTTTGGCTGACGATCGGCAACGGCCGCGGGGAAGATATGATTTCAACCGGGAAATTATTCGAGTACATCGGCAGCAGGAAACCCATCATAGGTCTGGTTCCGGATGGAATAGCCAGGAACGCAATCCTCGAATCGGGAGCAGGTCGTGCGTTCAATCCGGACGACGTTTCCGGGCTCAAGACAGCTCTGTCGGATTTCTATGACTTGTGGGAGAGGGACACTCTTCCGGAGATCCCGATGAGTTTCGCTCAGGAATACAACCGCGTCAAACTGACCGGGGATCTGGCAAGAGAACTCGCGTTTCAGCTTGACTATCGCGGCTCGTACGCGAAAGTGGGGGAGGACAGATGAAAGTTCTCGTCGTCGGGGGCGGTGGACGCGAACACGCGCTGATCGACGCCCTTTCGCGCGACAGCGGCGTGGCAATTTACTGTGCACCGGGGAACGCCGGCATCGCACGACAGGCTCATATCGTGAAGCAGAAAGCGGACGAGGTTTTCTCCCTGCTCAGATTTGCGGACGACAACAAGATCGACCTGACAATTGTGGGGCCTGAACAACCCCTCGCGCTTGGAATCGTCGATGCCTTCGAAGCAAAAGGAAAATTGATTTTCGGGCCGCGGAAACTCGCAGCCAGGCTCGAAACCAGCAAAGTGTTCGCAAAAGAGTTCATGAAAAGATGGAAGATTCCCACCGCCGCATCTCGCTCCTTCTCGGCCCAGCAGGCGGATGAGTTGAAAAAGCATCTTAAGACTTCGAAATATCCGC of the Candidatus Kryptoniota bacterium genome contains:
- a CDS encoding CBS domain-containing protein, with amino-acid sequence MSEHEMDDELQEMYEDPKRREKVLSNDVLRLPIKSVRLQDAISISPESSVLEAIELMKSHKMGCLLVVDSKKVVGIFTERDLLYKLAGTKNDLSAVKVKQYDTPNPEMLQANDEIGHALNLMHIGGYRHIPIVNAKGEPKAVLSIKDIVSFLCEYFPEDVLNVPSKPLRTTTEREGA
- a CDS encoding glucose 1-dehydrogenase — encoded protein: MENFKEKSAIVTGASSGIGRATAKALARSGANVVAVGRNRERLESLKTEIDGSGSLSIVQADVTLEANRKKCVDKALERFGGIDILIQAAGIIANGTVENTTDAQWNEMIEINLTSVFRLMQLALPSIIKRKGNIVNVSSVTGTRAFPNVLAYCVSKAGVDQLTRCAALELAPKGVRVNAVNPGVVETNLHRNSGMNEETYAGFLEHSKTTHPIGRAGNPEEIADLILFLASDKASWITGVTYSIDGGRAQTCLR
- a CDS encoding acyl-CoA dehydrogenase family protein; this translates as MVQFGGVDYFNTESLLSAEEKLVRDTVRDFVSNEVVPIIEKHYREGTFPKHLVKKMGELGILGPTFPAKYGCAELNNVAYGLIMQELERGDSSVRSFASVQSGLVMFPIFTFGSEEQKDRWLPGLAKGDAIGCFGLTEPDFGSDPGSMITRAELKGDKYVLNGAKMWITNGTIADVAVVWAKLENQIRGFLVEKGTPGFTAPEMKGKHSLRASVTSELVFQDCAIPRENILPGSGGLKSPLMCLDQARYGISWGAVGSAMACYDSALNYAKSRIQFDKPIAAFQLTQDKLVFMLTEITKGQLLNLQLGRLKDQGKHKFTQVSMAKRNNVHFALEIARVARTILGANGILDEYPVMRHMANLESVYTYEGTHDIHTLIIGSDITGFQAYT
- the guaB gene encoding IMP dehydrogenase, translating into MNGKITGDALTFDDVLLVPNFSAVLPRETSVRTKFTRGIELNIPLVSAAMDTVTESELAIALAREGGIGIIHKNFSIEKQAEEVDHVKRSESGMISDPVTLGPDHTVREAIALMNKYHISGIPIVKGELLVGVLTNRDLRFVDDHDRKVSEFMTHEHLVTARVGTTLEAAEKILQKHKVEKLPVVDSSGRLRGLITFKDIQKKKRYPYASKDERGRLRVGAAVGVKSETLDRVEALVKAGVDVIIVDTAHGHSKGVIGMVKTLKRKHPELQLVAGNVGTKKGTLDLIKAGVDAVKVGIGPGSICTTRIIAGIGIPQITAVMECSAVASKYKIPVIADGGIKQTGDIPKAIAAGADTVMIGNLFAGVEESPGEKVLYEGRAYKTYRGMGSLDAMKAGSSDRYFQDVEDDIQKLVPEGIEGRVPYRGPLSDTVYQMVGGLRAAMGYLGCRNISELKSNGKFVKITSAGLSESHPHDIDIVKEAPNYHI
- a CDS encoding aminopeptidase P family protein; the protein is MTLSELQAHSVKSVGELQRQIRGLSLDAFLVSDLSNVRYLTSFSGTTALCVIYPDSSIFLTDFRYKEQAAIEVASCEIEIYDGNVIDYLAKKIFRGLRGRKLSIGIEDTISVGTLDELSSKVSSGEFTKTSQVIEKIASRKSKPELELIKQACSISGTALEILVQEEWTGKSETELAATLEFNQKVMGASKESFDTIVASGMRGAMPHGIASGRTIEKNELVTIDFGCFFGGYASDITRTFSTGPKIKSRLSKVYQIVLEAQRKAADFAKAGVAAKSVDRAARSYIERKGYAKYFGHGTGHGVGLRIHELPRVSRTSDDVLEEGNVITIEPGIYLPGIGGVRIEDDFVVTQNGVEQLTHFSKEMEYYITTYGK
- a CDS encoding glycosyltransferase family 4 protein — protein: MENKVLIVSYYFPPMGLSGVQRTLKFAKYLPNYGWEPTVLTVTPTAYYALDYDLLREVTESNIRTVRTNSLDPTRLFESGKPVKMPHEKLRNFLSGVSQTIFVPDNKIGWKHDAMKAARKLLQEEQYNVILSTAPPYTCHLIGAALSKEFNIPLVLDYRDAWVDNPLHFYLTPFHKMSHQNMEKKVLRTSNRIITINRRIKELMIRRYRFLAYNDIAIIPQGYDPEDFEVENELKLPHTDKMRITYAGTFYRNRTPKYFLRALSELLKEQPKLKDNIEAVFIGNFRKENLALVDSLGLKDVVKVFGYLDHKSTVRYLMTSDLLWLTIGNGRGEDMISTGKLFEYIGSRKPIIGLVPDGIARNAILESGAGRAFNPDDVSGLKTALSDFYDLWERDTLPEIPMSFAQEYNRVKLTGDLARELAFQLDYRGSYAKVGEDR